One genomic segment of Mycolicibacterium gilvum includes these proteins:
- a CDS encoding galactan 5-O-arabinofuranosyltransferase: MRGALATLGQMLVGAVVAAVVATVSLIAIARVEWPAYNSSNQLHALTTVGQVVCLLGLLAAGILWRRGRQTVARIGSALFLSAFTVVTLAMPLGATKLYLFGISVDQQFRTEYLTRLADEPGLRDMTYIGLPPFYPAGWFWLGGRLAALTGTPAWEMFKPWSIISITIAIVLAFVLWAAMIRFEYALVVSTATAAAALAYSPAEPYAAIIAVLLPPVFVLAWSGLAGRERSGGWAAVVGTGIFLGVAGLFYTLLFAYAAFTIAIMAVLLAAARRHWDPLLRVAVIAVLSGLIMLLTWGPYLLAALRGTPAESGTAQHYLPKDGAELSFPMLQFTLLGALCMLGTVWLVVRARSSTRAPALAVAVLAVYAWSLLSMLTTLVGTTLLSFRLQPTLTILLAAAGAFGFLEVARMAAARVQPPNARRVVAVATAVGAIGAVTFAQDIPDVLRSDIVVAYTDTDGYGERADRRPPGAEQYYREVDARIREVTGRPRNETVVMTADYSFLSYYPYYGFQGLTSHYANPLAEFEQRAGAIEGWSMLTDADAFIAALDTMAWEPPSVFLMRRGANDTYTLRLAEDVYPNQPNVRRYHVSLDDALFDDPRFDVSTIGPFVLAIRKPITI, from the coding sequence ATGCGTGGTGCGCTGGCCACCCTCGGCCAGATGCTGGTCGGCGCGGTGGTGGCCGCCGTGGTCGCGACCGTCAGCCTGATCGCGATCGCGCGCGTCGAATGGCCCGCCTACAACTCGTCGAACCAGCTGCACGCGCTGACCACGGTCGGCCAGGTCGTGTGCCTGCTCGGTCTGCTCGCCGCCGGAATCCTGTGGCGGCGGGGACGACAGACGGTGGCCCGCATCGGCTCCGCGCTGTTCCTGTCGGCGTTCACCGTCGTCACCCTCGCGATGCCGCTCGGCGCGACCAAGCTCTACCTGTTCGGCATCTCCGTCGACCAGCAGTTCCGCACCGAATACCTGACGCGGCTCGCCGACGAGCCCGGCCTGCGCGACATGACCTACATCGGGCTGCCGCCGTTCTACCCGGCCGGCTGGTTCTGGCTCGGCGGCAGGCTCGCCGCGCTGACCGGGACACCGGCCTGGGAGATGTTCAAACCGTGGTCGATCATCTCGATCACCATCGCGATCGTGCTCGCGTTCGTGCTGTGGGCCGCGATGATCCGCTTCGAATACGCCCTCGTCGTCTCGACCGCGACCGCCGCCGCCGCGCTGGCCTACTCCCCCGCCGAGCCGTACGCGGCGATCATCGCGGTGCTGCTGCCGCCGGTGTTCGTGCTGGCCTGGTCGGGGCTCGCGGGACGGGAACGCTCCGGGGGCTGGGCCGCCGTCGTCGGCACCGGCATCTTCCTCGGCGTCGCCGGCCTGTTCTACACCCTGCTGTTCGCCTACGCCGCCTTCACGATCGCGATCATGGCGGTGCTGCTGGCCGCTGCCCGCAGGCACTGGGACCCGCTGCTGCGGGTGGCCGTGATCGCGGTCCTTTCCGGGCTGATCATGCTGCTCACCTGGGGCCCGTATCTGCTCGCCGCACTGCGGGGCACCCCCGCCGAGTCCGGCACCGCCCAGCACTACCTGCCCAAGGACGGCGCCGAGCTGTCCTTCCCGATGCTGCAGTTCACCCTGCTCGGCGCGCTGTGCATGCTCGGCACCGTGTGGCTGGTAGTGCGTGCGCGCTCGTCCACGCGGGCACCAGCGCTGGCCGTCGCGGTGCTCGCCGTGTACGCATGGTCGCTGCTGTCGATGCTGACCACGCTCGTCGGCACCACGCTGCTGTCGTTCCGGCTGCAGCCGACCCTGACGATCCTGCTGGCGGCCGCCGGCGCGTTCGGGTTCCTGGAGGTGGCCCGGATGGCGGCGGCCCGTGTCCAACCGCCCAACGCCCGCCGCGTCGTCGCGGTCGCCACCGCGGTCGGCGCGATCGGCGCCGTCACGTTCGCCCAGGACATCCCCGACGTGCTGCGCTCCGACATCGTCGTCGCCTACACCGACACCGACGGCTACGGCGAACGCGCCGACCGGCGCCCGCCCGGCGCCGAGCAGTACTACCGCGAAGTCGACGCCCGCATCCGGGAAGTCACCGGCCGGCCCCGCAACGAGACCGTCGTGATGACCGCCGACTACAGCTTTCTGTCGTACTACCCCTACTACGGATTTCAGGGTTTGACCTCGCATTATGCGAACCCGCTCGCGGAGTTCGAGCAGCGCGCCGGTGCGATCGAGGGGTGGTCCATGCTGACCGACGCCGACGCGTTCATCGCGGCGCTGGACACCATGGCCTGGGAGCCGCCGTCGGTCTTCCTGATGCGTCGCGGGGCCAACGACACCTACACGCTGCGCCTGGCCGAGGACGTCTACCCGAACCAGCCCAACGTGCGCCGGTACCACGTCTCACTCGACGACGCGCTGTTCGACGATCCGCGCTTCGACGTGTCCACCATCGGGCCGTTCGTGCTGGCCATCCGCAAGCCAATTACCATCTAG
- a CDS encoding arabinosyltransferase domain-containing protein, which yields MVEQPRNGNHRTARLIAIIAGLLGTVLAVATPLLPVNQTTAQLNWPQDGVLRSVDAALIGYVATDLDITIPCSAAAGLDRPGRTVLLSTVPKQAPNAVDRGLLIERVNNDLLVIVRNTPVVSAPLDQVLGPNCRELRFTAHADKVTGEFVGLQTEPDAAAPGEATPAPEPLRGERGGYDFRPQIVGVFTDLSGPAPPGLEFAATVDTRYSTSPTLLKLLAMIVGVAMTLVSLGALHVLDRADGRRHKRFLPPRWWSVSPLDGLVAAVLVWWHFVGANTADDGYILTMARVSENAGYMANYYRWFGTPEAPVGWYYDLLALWSHVSTASVWMRLPTLLMALACWWVISREVIPRLGTAVKHSRAAAWTAAGLFLAFWLPLNNGLRPEPIIALGILLTWCSVERGVATSRLLPVAIAIIIGALTLFSGPTGIAAVGALLVAVGPLRTIVAAHVSRFGYWALLAPIAAAGTVTIFLIFRDQTLAAELQATSFKSAVGPSLAWFDEHIRYSRLFTTSPDGSVARRFAVLTLLLALVVSVAMTLRKGRIPGTAMGPSQRIIGITVISILAMMFTPTKWTHHFGVFAGLAGSLGALAAVAISAAAMRSPRNRAIFAAAVLFLTALSFATVNGWWYVSNFGVPWSNSFPEWKFGFTTMLLGLSVLALLAAAWLHFSGRDVPPPDGTPPRWKRITQAPLAIATWALVMFEVISLTVAMVGQYPAWTVGRSNLQALTGKTCGMAEDVLVEQDVNAGLLAPVGVPVGDALGDETAEGFRPNGIPSDLSADPVMEQPGADNFADTDGSADDTSGEAGTEGGTTVAAGVNGSRARLPFGLDPARTPVLGSWSGGIQQPASLRSAWYQLPAHWSERDRSDSLLVVSAAGRFDSGEVVVQWAGPDGEPAGSIGFGDVGASPAWRNLRAPLSAIPADATRIRLVATDDDLSPEHWIAITPPRIPELRTLQAVVGSTDPVLLDWLVGLAFPCQRPFDHRNGVIEVPKWRILPDRFGAEANSPVMDYLGGGPLGITELLLRAVTVPTYLKNDWFRDWGALQRLIPFYGDAEPARLELGTAERSGLWSPAPLRLS from the coding sequence GTGGTCGAGCAGCCGAGGAATGGCAACCACCGCACCGCGCGCCTCATCGCGATCATCGCGGGGCTGCTCGGGACGGTGCTGGCCGTCGCCACCCCGCTGCTTCCGGTCAACCAGACCACCGCCCAGCTGAACTGGCCGCAGGACGGTGTGCTGCGCAGCGTCGACGCCGCGCTCATCGGCTACGTCGCCACCGACCTCGACATCACGATCCCGTGCAGCGCCGCCGCCGGTCTCGACCGCCCCGGCCGCACCGTGCTGCTCTCGACGGTGCCCAAACAGGCGCCCAACGCGGTGGACCGCGGGCTGCTGATCGAACGCGTCAACAACGACCTGCTCGTCATCGTCCGCAACACCCCCGTCGTCAGCGCCCCGCTGGACCAGGTGCTCGGCCCGAACTGCCGCGAACTGCGCTTCACCGCCCACGCCGACAAGGTCACCGGCGAGTTCGTCGGCCTGCAGACCGAACCCGACGCCGCCGCTCCGGGGGAGGCGACCCCAGCGCCGGAACCGCTGCGCGGCGAGCGCGGCGGCTACGACTTCCGCCCGCAGATCGTCGGCGTGTTCACCGACCTGTCCGGCCCCGCACCGCCGGGCCTCGAGTTCGCTGCGACGGTCGACACCCGCTACAGCACCTCGCCGACGTTGCTGAAACTGCTCGCGATGATCGTCGGCGTCGCGATGACGCTGGTGTCGCTCGGCGCGCTGCACGTGCTCGACCGCGCCGACGGCCGACGCCACAAGCGGTTCCTGCCTCCGCGCTGGTGGTCGGTGTCGCCGCTCGACGGGCTGGTGGCCGCGGTGCTCGTGTGGTGGCACTTCGTCGGCGCCAACACCGCCGACGACGGCTACATCCTGACGATGGCCCGCGTCTCCGAGAACGCCGGCTACATGGCCAACTACTACCGCTGGTTCGGCACCCCCGAGGCCCCGGTCGGCTGGTACTACGACCTGCTGGCGCTGTGGTCGCACGTCAGCACCGCCAGCGTGTGGATGCGGCTGCCGACCCTGCTGATGGCGCTGGCCTGCTGGTGGGTGATCAGCCGCGAGGTCATCCCCCGCCTGGGCACCGCGGTCAAGCACAGCCGCGCGGCGGCATGGACCGCGGCGGGCCTGTTCCTCGCGTTCTGGCTGCCGCTGAACAACGGGCTGCGCCCGGAACCGATCATCGCGCTCGGCATCCTGCTGACCTGGTGCTCGGTCGAGCGCGGCGTCGCGACCAGCCGACTGCTGCCGGTGGCGATCGCGATCATCATCGGCGCGCTGACCCTGTTCTCCGGCCCCACCGGCATCGCCGCCGTCGGCGCGCTGCTGGTCGCCGTCGGACCGCTGAGAACCATTGTCGCCGCGCATGTCTCACGATTCGGCTACTGGGCGCTGCTGGCCCCGATCGCGGCCGCGGGCACCGTCACGATCTTCCTGATCTTCCGCGACCAGACGCTCGCCGCCGAACTGCAGGCCACCAGCTTCAAGTCCGCCGTCGGCCCCAGCCTGGCCTGGTTCGACGAGCACATCCGCTACTCGCGGCTGTTCACCACCAGCCCCGACGGCTCGGTGGCGCGCCGGTTCGCGGTCCTCACACTGCTGCTCGCGCTGGTGGTCTCGGTCGCGATGACGTTGCGCAAGGGCCGGATACCGGGCACGGCGATGGGCCCCAGCCAGCGCATCATCGGCATCACCGTGATCTCGATCCTGGCGATGATGTTCACCCCGACCAAGTGGACCCACCACTTCGGGGTGTTCGCCGGACTGGCCGGCTCCCTCGGCGCGCTGGCCGCAGTCGCGATCTCGGCCGCGGCGATGCGCTCACCGCGCAACCGCGCGATCTTCGCCGCCGCCGTGCTGTTCCTGACCGCGCTGTCGTTCGCGACCGTCAACGGCTGGTGGTACGTCTCCAACTTCGGGGTGCCGTGGTCGAACTCGTTCCCGGAGTGGAAGTTCGGCTTCACCACCATGCTGCTCGGCCTGTCGGTGCTGGCGCTGCTGGCCGCGGCCTGGCTGCACTTCTCCGGCCGCGACGTGCCCCCGCCGGACGGCACCCCGCCGCGCTGGAAGCGGATCACCCAGGCGCCGTTGGCGATCGCGACCTGGGCTCTGGTCATGTTCGAGGTGATCTCGCTGACCGTCGCGATGGTCGGTCAGTACCCGGCGTGGACCGTGGGCCGGTCGAATCTGCAGGCGCTGACCGGAAAGACCTGCGGCATGGCCGAGGACGTCCTCGTCGAGCAGGACGTCAACGCCGGGCTTCTCGCCCCCGTGGGCGTCCCCGTCGGTGACGCCCTCGGCGACGAGACCGCAGAAGGGTTCCGCCCCAACGGAATCCCGTCGGACCTGTCCGCCGACCCCGTGATGGAACAGCCGGGCGCCGACAACTTCGCCGACACCGACGGCAGCGCGGACGACACCAGCGGCGAGGCCGGCACCGAAGGCGGCACCACCGTCGCGGCCGGCGTGAACGGCTCGCGGGCCCGGCTGCCGTTCGGGCTGGATCCCGCGCGGACCCCGGTGCTGGGCAGCTGGAGCGGTGGCATCCAGCAGCCGGCGTCGCTGCGCTCGGCCTGGTACCAGCTGCCGGCTCACTGGAGCGAGCGGGACCGCTCCGACTCGCTGCTCGTCGTCTCCGCCGCGGGCCGGTTCGACTCCGGTGAGGTCGTGGTGCAGTGGGCCGGACCGGACGGCGAACCCGCGGGCAGCATCGGCTTCGGCGACGTCGGCGCCTCCCCGGCGTGGCGCAACCTGCGCGCCCCGCTGTCGGCGATCCCCGCCGACGCGACCCGCATCCGGCTGGTGGCCACCGACGACGATCTGAGCCCCGAGCACTGGATCGCGATCACCCCGCCGCGCATCCCCGAGCTGCGCACCCTGCAGGCCGTCGTCGGATCCACCGACCCCGTGCTGCTCGACTGGCTCGTCGGCCTCGCGTTCCCGTGCCAGCGGCCGTTCGACCACCGCAACGGCGTCATCGAGGTGCCGAAGTGGCGGATCCTGCCCGACCGTTTCGGCGCGGAAGCCAACTCGCCGGTGATGGACTACCTCGGCGGCGGCCCGCTCGGCATCACCGAACTGCTGCTGCGCGCGGTCACCGTGCCGACCTACCTGAAGAACGACTGGTTCCGCGACTGGGGTGCGCTCCAGCGGCTGATCCCGTTCTACGGCGACGCCGAACCGGCGCGCCTCGAGCTGGGCACCGCCGAACGCAGCGGACTGTGGAGCCCGGCGCCGCTGAGGCTGAGCTGA
- a CDS encoding arabinosyltransferase domain-containing protein: MVLCGLAPLLPVTQTTASITWPQPGGPGNQTQSAGTDGFVSDITAPLVSGAPRSLAVTIPCTAVASLPADGGVVFSTNPADGIDAGRNGLFVRANADVVYVAFRDTVAAVAPRDAVDSGACSELRVWADVGTVGADFVGIPDATGTLPPDKRPQVSGVFTDLRVAPGAGLTARIDIDTRFITTPTALKLAVMTLGVVCVLASILALAILDRAHGRQVPRALRRGRSAGLWTWLTDAAVIGGLLLWHVVGAQSSDDGYNTTIARVSGEAGYITNYYRYFGASEAPFDWYQSVLAHLASISTASVWLRLPATAAAIGTWLILSRCVLPRLGRRLAGNRVAVLTAGAVFLAAWLPFNNGLRPEPLIAVGVVAAWMLTELAIGRRRLVPFAVAIVIAVFCVTLAPQGLVAVAPLLVGARAITRIVAARRATHGLLAALASFGAAASLLFVVVFRDQTLATVAESVRIKYVVGPTIPWYQEFLRYYWLTVEESVDGSLARRFSVLILLVCLFGVIALLLRRGSVPGAHNGPVWRLVGTTGIGLLLLTLTPTKWAVQFGAFAGLAGALGAVTAFGVARVGLHSRRNLALYVTALLFVLAWATSGINGWFYNANYGVPWFDKQPVILSYPVTTIFLVLAIACGLLAGWLHFRMDYAGHTQVADTGRNRAIASTPLLVVAVIMVVLELGSMVKATVGRYPAYTIGSANIAALRGDRCAMADDVLVEADTNAGMLAPVPGQRFGEYGPLGGENPVGFTPNGVSDTLEPAEPVGANPGTVNSDGPVDKPNIGVGYTAGTGGGYGPEGVNGSRVFLPFGLDPQTTPVMGSFDQNDVAAKATSSWYQLPPRTPDRPLVAVAAAGAIWYYNEDGSFNYGQSLKLQWGVHNPDGSYQALNEVDPIDIFTQKAWRNLRFPLSTAPPEANVARIVADDPNLSEDQWFGFTPPRVPVLQTAGEFLGSETPVLMDIATAANFPCQRPFSERLGVAELPQYRIMPNFKQIVVSSNQWQAAEDGGPFLFIQALLRTESIPTYLSGDWYRDWGSLERYLRVVPADEAPDAVIEEGSTRVFGWSRGGPIRALP; encoded by the coding sequence ATGGTGCTGTGCGGACTCGCACCGCTGCTTCCGGTGACCCAGACGACCGCATCGATCACGTGGCCGCAGCCGGGCGGGCCCGGCAATCAGACCCAGAGCGCGGGCACCGACGGATTCGTCAGCGACATCACCGCACCCCTGGTCTCCGGAGCGCCCCGCTCGCTCGCCGTCACCATCCCGTGCACGGCGGTGGCCAGCCTGCCCGCCGACGGCGGCGTCGTGTTCTCCACCAACCCCGCCGACGGGATCGACGCCGGACGCAACGGCCTGTTCGTCCGCGCCAACGCCGACGTCGTCTACGTCGCGTTCCGCGACACGGTCGCCGCGGTGGCCCCGCGCGACGCCGTGGACTCCGGCGCGTGCAGCGAACTGCGGGTGTGGGCCGACGTGGGCACGGTCGGCGCCGATTTCGTCGGCATCCCCGACGCCACCGGAACGCTGCCGCCGGACAAGCGCCCGCAGGTGTCGGGGGTCTTCACCGACCTTCGCGTCGCGCCCGGGGCCGGGCTGACCGCCCGCATCGACATCGACACCCGGTTCATCACGACGCCCACCGCGCTGAAGCTCGCCGTGATGACGCTCGGCGTCGTCTGCGTGCTCGCATCGATCCTCGCGCTGGCGATCCTCGACCGGGCCCACGGCCGGCAGGTTCCCCGGGCATTGCGGCGGGGCCGCAGCGCAGGTCTGTGGACGTGGCTCACCGACGCCGCCGTGATCGGCGGACTGCTCCTCTGGCATGTCGTCGGGGCGCAGTCGTCCGACGACGGCTACAACACCACGATCGCGCGGGTGTCCGGCGAGGCCGGCTACATCACCAACTACTACCGCTACTTCGGCGCGTCCGAAGCCCCGTTCGACTGGTACCAGAGCGTGCTGGCCCACCTCGCGTCGATCAGCACCGCCAGTGTGTGGTTACGGCTGCCCGCGACGGCGGCGGCGATCGGCACCTGGCTGATCCTGAGCCGCTGCGTGCTGCCGCGCCTGGGCAGGCGGTTGGCCGGCAACCGGGTCGCGGTGCTGACCGCCGGCGCGGTGTTCCTCGCCGCGTGGCTGCCGTTCAACAACGGCCTGCGCCCCGAGCCGCTGATCGCGGTCGGCGTCGTCGCAGCGTGGATGCTGACCGAGCTGGCGATCGGGCGGCGTCGCCTGGTTCCGTTCGCCGTCGCGATCGTCATCGCCGTCTTCTGTGTGACGCTCGCACCGCAGGGTCTGGTCGCGGTCGCGCCGCTGCTCGTCGGCGCCCGGGCGATCACGCGGATCGTCGCCGCGCGCCGCGCCACCCACGGCCTGCTCGCGGCGCTCGCCTCGTTCGGGGCGGCCGCCTCCCTGCTGTTCGTCGTCGTGTTCCGCGACCAGACGCTGGCCACCGTCGCCGAGTCCGTCCGCATCAAGTACGTCGTGGGTCCGACGATCCCCTGGTATCAGGAATTCCTGCGCTACTACTGGCTCACGGTCGAGGAGAGCGTCGACGGCTCCCTGGCACGCCGGTTCTCCGTGCTGATCCTGCTGGTGTGCCTGTTCGGGGTGATCGCGCTCCTGCTGCGCCGCGGCAGCGTCCCCGGCGCCCACAACGGGCCGGTGTGGCGGCTGGTCGGCACCACGGGGATCGGCCTGCTGCTGCTCACCCTCACCCCGACCAAGTGGGCCGTGCAGTTCGGAGCCTTCGCCGGGCTGGCGGGTGCGCTCGGCGCGGTCACCGCGTTCGGGGTCGCGCGCGTCGGGCTGCACAGCCGACGCAACCTCGCGCTGTACGTGACGGCGCTGCTGTTCGTGCTGGCCTGGGCCACCTCCGGCATCAACGGATGGTTCTACAACGCCAACTACGGCGTGCCGTGGTTCGACAAGCAGCCGGTCATCCTGAGCTACCCGGTCACGACGATCTTCCTGGTGCTGGCCATCGCGTGCGGTCTGCTCGCCGGCTGGCTGCACTTCCGGATGGACTACGCCGGGCACACCCAGGTCGCCGACACCGGCCGCAACCGCGCGATCGCGTCGACGCCGCTGCTCGTGGTCGCCGTCATCATGGTCGTGCTCGAGCTCGGCTCGATGGTCAAGGCCACCGTCGGCCGCTACCCCGCCTACACCATCGGCTCCGCGAACATCGCGGCGCTGCGGGGTGACCGCTGCGCGATGGCCGACGACGTCCTCGTCGAGGCCGACACCAACGCCGGCATGCTGGCACCCGTTCCGGGCCAGCGCTTCGGGGAGTACGGGCCGCTCGGCGGCGAGAACCCGGTCGGCTTCACCCCCAACGGCGTCAGCGACACCCTCGAACCGGCCGAACCCGTCGGCGCCAACCCGGGCACCGTCAACTCCGACGGTCCCGTCGACAAACCGAACATCGGCGTCGGCTACACCGCGGGCACCGGCGGCGGGTACGGCCCCGAGGGCGTCAACGGGTCGCGGGTGTTCCTGCCGTTCGGACTGGACCCGCAGACCACACCGGTGATGGGCAGCTTCGACCAGAATGACGTCGCCGCGAAGGCCACGTCGTCCTGGTATCAGCTGCCGCCCCGCACCCCCGACCGCCCGCTCGTGGCCGTCGCCGCCGCCGGCGCGATCTGGTACTACAACGAGGACGGCTCGTTCAACTACGGCCAGTCGCTGAAGCTGCAGTGGGGCGTTCACAATCCCGACGGCTCGTACCAGGCGCTCAACGAGGTCGACCCGATCGACATCTTCACCCAGAAGGCGTGGCGCAACCTACGCTTCCCGCTGTCCACGGCACCGCCAGAGGCCAACGTCGCCCGCATCGTCGCCGACGACCCCAACCTGTCCGAAGACCAGTGGTTCGGCTTCACCCCGCCGCGGGTGCCCGTGCTGCAGACCGCCGGCGAGTTCCTCGGATCCGAGACGCCGGTGCTGATGGACATCGCGACCGCGGCGAACTTCCCGTGCCAGCGACCGTTCTCCGAGCGTCTCGGTGTCGCCGAGCTGCCCCAGTACCGGATCATGCCGAACTTCAAGCAGATCGTGGTGTCGTCGAACCAGTGGCAGGCCGCCGAGGACGGCGGACCGTTCCTGTTCATCCAGGCGCTGCTGCGCACCGAGTCGATCCCGACGTACCTGAGCGGCGACTGGTACCGGGACTGGGGTTCGCTGGAGCGCTACCTGCGGGTGGTCCCGGCGGACGAGGCGCCTGACGCCGTGATCGAGGAAGGGTCGACGCGAGTGTTCGGCTGGAGCCGCGGCGGACCGATCAGGGCACTCCCGTGA